The DNA segment CTGTCATTACCTCAGTCTTGGATCAAGGGTGTCCCTGATCCCCTCCCCCAGCAGGTTATAGCCGAGTACGGTGATCAGAATGGCAAGGCCGGGATAGAGGGAAAGCCACCAGGCGATATCTATATTGTCCTTGCCTGCCGTGAGGATATTCCCCCAGCTGGGGGTGGGTGGCTGGACACCGATACCGAGAAAGCTGAGGGCCGACTCGGTCAGTATCGCCCCGGCGACACCGAGTGTTGCCGTAACAAGCACGGAGGCCATGGCATTGGGTAGAATATGGACAGAGATAATCCGCAGATCACTGGCACCAATGGCCCTTGCCGCCTGGACAAAATCCCTCTCCTTCAGAGAGATAAAATCCGCCCGGACAAGGCGCGTAACCCCCATCCACCCAGTCAAACCAATGACGATCATGATGTTCCAGATAGATGGTTCCAGAATGGCGATCACAGCCAGGATAAGGAAAAATGTGGGAAAACAGAGCATGATGTCCGTGAATCTCATGATTGCCGCATCAACCCATTTCCCATAATAGCCTGCTATGGCGCCTAAAATGGTCCCGATCAGGATGGCAATACCTGTGGCCACAAACCCCACCTTCAGAGATATCCTGGCGCCCCAGATCATCCGGCTTAAGACATCACGTCCCAATTGATCCGTTCCAAACAGGTGACTGTTAGAAGGAGGGGCAAGGACCATCTGGAGATTGACGTTGCATGGGTCATAGGGAGCAATCCACGGCGCCAGGAAAGAAATGATAAACAACAAAATAACGACGACGCTGCCGGCAACGGCCACCTTATTTCTGGAAAATCTGTACAGGAAATCAGACTTGATCATCTTTCGTTCATGATACCCTGATCCTCGGATCTGTTAGGGCATAGGAAACATCCGCAATCAGATTTCCCAGAAGGGTGAGGAGCGCCCCGATAAACAGGATGCCCATCACCACAGGGTAGTCCCTGGCCATGACGGACATGTAGAAAAGCTGCCCCATGCCGGGTATGGCAAAGATGGTCTCAAAGATAACGCTCCCCCCGATGAGCCCCGGTACGGAAAGACCGAGGATGGTAATGACGGGAAGAAGGGCATTGCGCAGGGCGTGCTTGTAAATGACCACCCGCTCACTCAAACCCTTTGCCCTTGCCGTCGTGATATAATCCTGCCTGATCACCTCCAGCATATTGGCCCTCATATACCGCGAAAGCCCTGCCAATCCGCCAAAGGCTGAAAGTAGAACGGGCATTGCCAGATGCTTAAGCAGATCAATAAAAGAGGCCAGCCGGGGAAGGTACTCATAATTCAAGGATCGGATACCGGAGATGGGGAGCC comes from the Syntrophales bacterium genome and includes:
- a CDS encoding ABC transporter permease, producing the protein MIKSDFLYRFSRNKVAVAGSVVVILLFIISFLAPWIAPYDPCNVNLQMVLAPPSNSHLFGTDQLGRDVLSRMIWGARISLKVGFVATGIAILIGTILGAIAGYYGKWVDAAIMRFTDIMLCFPTFFLILAVIAILEPSIWNIMIVIGLTGWMGVTRLVRADFISLKERDFVQAARAIGASDLRIISVHILPNAMASVLVTATLGVAGAILTESALSFLGIGVQPPTPSWGNILTAGKDNIDIAWWLSLYPGLAILITVLGYNLLGEGIRDTLDPRLR